A window of the Gasterosteus aculeatus chromosome 21, fGasAcu3.hap1.1, whole genome shotgun sequence genome harbors these coding sequences:
- the LOC120811577 gene encoding enhancer of polycomb homolog 1 isoform X3, which produces MVIPVPEAERNITHYESLYPGEFKMPKQLIHIQPFSLDTEQPDYDLDSEDETFVNKLKKKMEITALQFEEMIDRLEKGSGQQLVTLQEAKLLLKDDDELIKEVFDYWSRKRKVSKGGSLIPNVKQEKRDGSSTSDPYVAFRRRTEKMQTRKNRKNDEASYEKMLKLRRDLSRAVTILEMIKRREKSKRELLHLTLEIVEKRNGMPDFGSEVMAEALAQRALVKPVYTIPIIPPSNSSQYRHQDHMDMKDYKKPEKTEAVRTKRKYEKKPKIPPLSAPQHSGPSVFNPKDLNQYDFPSSDEEPFSQIHSGSSEAEEENDPDGCYAFRRKAGCQYYASRPDQSGSWPWVGPSEGGLGDTRFRYCLTSLNMPRRCIGLARRRVGRGGRVLLDRAHTDLDGICLDSDPEPEPLTSPLPRSPLRSTNASTSETNTSDPASSAHPPSSASPSSSPTPVDLSQILLNIKCCRWRHFRPRTLSRHLSGGGDLSRRGFRDFSRTLSGLTRTLSGGAGSQNRTGPAPAPVHAPSDAWWCWRPLPSMDSELGCSRQWLLCAGPHCGTSSSRGDLSSSGDGNDFRPLVHKMLTAEQYQQHQDQLALMQKQQQQQSQQQQQAIPPAAPPPSTQALASKTLDQASAQFAASALITTDQLLAFKSKEELVLAGGVNGVLAGAGVFKGLHLSGGMAAPHPTNQSTHTTNTLPSAAPTFLQPSSNSTTPSPANAVPASLTSTPSAAAALGFLGCSAASAPTATTQVLLGNNICLSVPSAGRHVPRPLGNVPPSALKLSATTNLQMPKVSGASSMDLGSRDNHDEDKPALNSIADNTVAMEVT; this is translated from the exons ATGGTCATCCCCGTCCCCGAGGCCGAGCGCAACATCACGCACTACGAGTCCCTCTACCCCGGGGAGTTCAAGATGCCAAAGCAGCTTATTCACATACAGC CTTTCAGCCtggacacggagcagccggaCTACGACCTGGATTCCGAGGACGAGACGTTTGTGAAtaagctgaagaagaagatggaaatCACGGCCCTGCAGTTTGAAGAAATGATCGACCGGCTGGAGAAAGGCAGCGGACAGCAG CTCGTCACTCTCCAGGAGGCCAAACTGCTGCTGAAGGACGACGACGAGCTGATCAAGGAGGTGTTTGACTACTGGAGCCGCAAGAGGAAAGTCAGCAAGGGTGGCTCCCTCATCCCCAACGTCAAGCAGGAGAAGAGGGACGGCTCCAGCACCAGCGACCCTTATGTGGCCTTCCGCCGACGGACGGAGAAGATGCAGACCAGGAAG AACCGAAAGAACGACGAGGCATCGTATGAGAAGATGCTGAAGCTGCGCAGGGACCTGAGCCGAGCCGTCACCATCCTGGAGATGATCAAGAGGCGAGAAAAGAGCAAGAGGGAACTGCTGCACCTCACGCTGGAAATAGTGGAGAAGAG GAATGGAATGCCCGACTTCGGCAGTGAGGTGATGGCCGAGGCGCTAGCACAGCGAGCTCTGGTGAAGCCGGTGTACACCATCCCCATCATTCCCCCCTCCAACAGCTCCCAGTacagacaccaggaccacatgGACATGAAGGACTACAAGAAG CCGGAGAAGACGGAGGCGGTGCGAACCAAGAGGAAATACGAAAAGAAACCCAAGATCCCCCCCCTGTCGGCGCCTCAACATTCGGGGCCCTCCGTGTTCAATCCCAAGGACCTCAACCAGTACGATTTCCCCAGCTCGGACGAGGAGCCCTTCTCACAG ATCCATTCAGGCTCCTCTGAGGCAGAAGAGGAGAATGACCCAGATGGCTGCTACGCGTTCAGGAGGAAGGCCGGCTGTCAGTACTACGCT TCCCGTCCGGACCAGAGTGGCAGCTGGCCCTGGGTGGGCCCGTCAGAGGGTGGGCTCGGAGACACGCGCTTCCGCTACTGTCTGACCTCACTGAACATGCCAAGGCGCTGCATAGGTTTGGCACGGCGCCGCGTGGGCAGAGGGGGCAG ggtCTTGTTGGACAGAGCGCACACGGATCTAGACGGCATCTGCCTGGACTCGGACCCGGAGCCCGAACCGCTCACCTCACCACTTCCTCGTTCCCCGCTCCGCAGCACCAACGCCAGTACCTCAGAAACCAATACCTCGGACCCAGCCAGCTccgcccaccccccctcctccgcatCGCCCTCCTCGTCGCCGACACCTGTGGACCTCAGCCAGATTCTTTTGAACATTAAATGCTGCCGCTGGAGGCACTTCAGACCACGGACGCTATCCCGTCACCTCTCGGGTGGAGGAGACTTGTCTCGCAGAGGATTTAGGGATTTCAGCCGGACTCTGTCAGGACTAACCCGAACTCTCTCTGGAGGAGCCGGCTCCCAGAACCGCACCGGTCCGGCCCCCGCCCCCGTCCACG CGCCATCTGATGCGTGGTGGTGCTGGCGGCCCCTCCCATCCATGGACTCTGAACTGGGCTGCTCGAGGCAGTGGCTGCTTTGTGCTGGGCCACATTGTGGAACATCTTCTTCACGTGGTGACTTGTCCTCCTCTGGGGACGGGAACGACTTCAGACCGCTCGTCCATAAAA TGTTGACGGCGGAGCAGTACCAGCAGCACCAGGATCAGCTGGCGCTcatgcagaagcagcagcagcagcagagccaacagcagcaacaagccATCCCCCCggcagccccccctcccagcaCGCAG GCGCTCGCGTCCAAGACGCTGGACCAGGCCAGCGCCCAGTTTGCTGCCTCGGCGCTCATCACCACCGACCAGCTGCTGGCCTTCAAGTCCAAAGAGGAGCTGGTGCTGGCAGGCGGAGTCAACGGGGTCCTGGCAGGTGCAG gTGTTTTCAAAGGCTTGCATCTCTCCGGCGGCATGGCGGCCCCTCACCCGACCAACCAGTCGACGCACACCACCAACACCCTCCCCTCGGCGGCCCCCACTTTCCTCCAGCCCTCCTCCAACTCGACCACCCCGTCCCCCGCCAACGCCGTCCCCGcctccctcacctccacccccagCGCAGCGGCAGCGCTGGGGTTCCTGGGATGCAGCGCCGCCAGCGCCCCCACCGCCACCACTCAGGTCCTCCTCGGGAACAACATCTGTCTGAGCGTGCCGTCGGCCGGACGCCACGTCCCCCGGCCCCTCGGCAACGTGCCACCTTCTGCCTTAAAGCTGTCGGCCACCACCAACCTGCAGATGCCCAAAGTGTCCGGAGCGTCGTCCATGGACCTGGGCTCACG ggATAATCACGACGAAGACAAGCCAGCACTGAACAGTATAGCAGACAACACAGTGGCCATGGAGGTGACGTAG
- the LOC120811577 gene encoding enhancer of polycomb homolog 1 isoform X1, with protein sequence MSKLSFRARALDASKPLPVFRCEDLPDLHEYASINRAVPQMPTGMEKEEESEHHLQRAISAQQVYGEKRDNMVIPVPEAERNITHYESLYPGEFKMPKQLIHIQPFSLDTEQPDYDLDSEDETFVNKLKKKMEITALQFEEMIDRLEKGSGQQLVTLQEAKLLLKDDDELIKEVFDYWSRKRKVSKGGSLIPNVKQEKRDGSSTSDPYVAFRRRTEKMQTRKNRKNDEASYEKMLKLRRDLSRAVTILEMIKRREKSKRELLHLTLEIVEKRNGMPDFGSEVMAEALAQRALVKPVYTIPIIPPSNSSQYRHQDHMDMKDYKKPEKTEAVRTKRKYEKKPKIPPLSAPQHSGPSVFNPKDLNQYDFPSSDEEPFSQIHSGSSEAEEENDPDGCYAFRRKAGCQYYASRPDQSGSWPWVGPSEGGLGDTRFRYCLTSLNMPRRCIGLARRRVGRGGRVLLDRAHTDLDGICLDSDPEPEPLTSPLPRSPLRSTNASTSETNTSDPASSAHPPSSASPSSSPTPVDLSQILLNIKCCRWRHFRPRTLSRHLSGGGDLSRRGFRDFSRTLSGLTRTLSGGAGSQNRTGPAPAPVHAPSDAWWCWRPLPSMDSELGCSRQWLLCAGPHCGTSSSRGDLSSSGDGNDFRPLVHKMLTAEQYQQHQDQLALMQKQQQQQSQQQQQAIPPAAPPPSTQALASKTLDQASAQFAASALITTDQLLAFKSKEELVLAGGVNGVLAGAGVFKGLHLSGGMAAPHPTNQSTHTTNTLPSAAPTFLQPSSNSTTPSPANAVPASLTSTPSAAAALGFLGCSAASAPTATTQVLLGNNICLSVPSAGRHVPRPLGNVPPSALKLSATTNLQMPKVSGASSMDLGSRDNHDEDKPALNSIADNTVAMEVT encoded by the exons atgagtaaATTGTCGTTTCGGGCGCGGGCGCTGGATGCTAGTAAGCCTCTGCCCGTCTTCCGCTGCGAGGATTTGCCAGACCTGCATGAATATGCCTCGATCAACCGGGCGGTGCCGCAGATGCCGACCGGcatggagaaagaggaggaatcG gAGCACCATCTCCAGCGCGCCATCTCGGCGCAGCAGGTGTACGGCGAGAAGCGAGACAACATGGTCATCCCCGTCCCCGAGGCCGAGCGCAACATCACGCACTACGAGTCCCTCTACCCCGGGGAGTTCAAGATGCCAAAGCAGCTTATTCACATACAGC CTTTCAGCCtggacacggagcagccggaCTACGACCTGGATTCCGAGGACGAGACGTTTGTGAAtaagctgaagaagaagatggaaatCACGGCCCTGCAGTTTGAAGAAATGATCGACCGGCTGGAGAAAGGCAGCGGACAGCAG CTCGTCACTCTCCAGGAGGCCAAACTGCTGCTGAAGGACGACGACGAGCTGATCAAGGAGGTGTTTGACTACTGGAGCCGCAAGAGGAAAGTCAGCAAGGGTGGCTCCCTCATCCCCAACGTCAAGCAGGAGAAGAGGGACGGCTCCAGCACCAGCGACCCTTATGTGGCCTTCCGCCGACGGACGGAGAAGATGCAGACCAGGAAG AACCGAAAGAACGACGAGGCATCGTATGAGAAGATGCTGAAGCTGCGCAGGGACCTGAGCCGAGCCGTCACCATCCTGGAGATGATCAAGAGGCGAGAAAAGAGCAAGAGGGAACTGCTGCACCTCACGCTGGAAATAGTGGAGAAGAG GAATGGAATGCCCGACTTCGGCAGTGAGGTGATGGCCGAGGCGCTAGCACAGCGAGCTCTGGTGAAGCCGGTGTACACCATCCCCATCATTCCCCCCTCCAACAGCTCCCAGTacagacaccaggaccacatgGACATGAAGGACTACAAGAAG CCGGAGAAGACGGAGGCGGTGCGAACCAAGAGGAAATACGAAAAGAAACCCAAGATCCCCCCCCTGTCGGCGCCTCAACATTCGGGGCCCTCCGTGTTCAATCCCAAGGACCTCAACCAGTACGATTTCCCCAGCTCGGACGAGGAGCCCTTCTCACAG ATCCATTCAGGCTCCTCTGAGGCAGAAGAGGAGAATGACCCAGATGGCTGCTACGCGTTCAGGAGGAAGGCCGGCTGTCAGTACTACGCT TCCCGTCCGGACCAGAGTGGCAGCTGGCCCTGGGTGGGCCCGTCAGAGGGTGGGCTCGGAGACACGCGCTTCCGCTACTGTCTGACCTCACTGAACATGCCAAGGCGCTGCATAGGTTTGGCACGGCGCCGCGTGGGCAGAGGGGGCAG ggtCTTGTTGGACAGAGCGCACACGGATCTAGACGGCATCTGCCTGGACTCGGACCCGGAGCCCGAACCGCTCACCTCACCACTTCCTCGTTCCCCGCTCCGCAGCACCAACGCCAGTACCTCAGAAACCAATACCTCGGACCCAGCCAGCTccgcccaccccccctcctccgcatCGCCCTCCTCGTCGCCGACACCTGTGGACCTCAGCCAGATTCTTTTGAACATTAAATGCTGCCGCTGGAGGCACTTCAGACCACGGACGCTATCCCGTCACCTCTCGGGTGGAGGAGACTTGTCTCGCAGAGGATTTAGGGATTTCAGCCGGACTCTGTCAGGACTAACCCGAACTCTCTCTGGAGGAGCCGGCTCCCAGAACCGCACCGGTCCGGCCCCCGCCCCCGTCCACG CGCCATCTGATGCGTGGTGGTGCTGGCGGCCCCTCCCATCCATGGACTCTGAACTGGGCTGCTCGAGGCAGTGGCTGCTTTGTGCTGGGCCACATTGTGGAACATCTTCTTCACGTGGTGACTTGTCCTCCTCTGGGGACGGGAACGACTTCAGACCGCTCGTCCATAAAA TGTTGACGGCGGAGCAGTACCAGCAGCACCAGGATCAGCTGGCGCTcatgcagaagcagcagcagcagcagagccaacagcagcaacaagccATCCCCCCggcagccccccctcccagcaCGCAG GCGCTCGCGTCCAAGACGCTGGACCAGGCCAGCGCCCAGTTTGCTGCCTCGGCGCTCATCACCACCGACCAGCTGCTGGCCTTCAAGTCCAAAGAGGAGCTGGTGCTGGCAGGCGGAGTCAACGGGGTCCTGGCAGGTGCAG gTGTTTTCAAAGGCTTGCATCTCTCCGGCGGCATGGCGGCCCCTCACCCGACCAACCAGTCGACGCACACCACCAACACCCTCCCCTCGGCGGCCCCCACTTTCCTCCAGCCCTCCTCCAACTCGACCACCCCGTCCCCCGCCAACGCCGTCCCCGcctccctcacctccacccccagCGCAGCGGCAGCGCTGGGGTTCCTGGGATGCAGCGCCGCCAGCGCCCCCACCGCCACCACTCAGGTCCTCCTCGGGAACAACATCTGTCTGAGCGTGCCGTCGGCCGGACGCCACGTCCCCCGGCCCCTCGGCAACGTGCCACCTTCTGCCTTAAAGCTGTCGGCCACCACCAACCTGCAGATGCCCAAAGTGTCCGGAGCGTCGTCCATGGACCTGGGCTCACG ggATAATCACGACGAAGACAAGCCAGCACTGAACAGTATAGCAGACAACACAGTGGCCATGGAGGTGACGTAG
- the LOC120811577 gene encoding enhancer of polycomb homolog 1 isoform X4, whose translation MVIPVPEAERNITHYESLYPGEFKMPKQLIHIQPFSLDTEQPDYDLDSEDETFVNKLKKKMEITALQFEEMIDRLEKGSGQQLVTLQEAKLLLKDDDELIKEVFDYWSRKRKVSKGGSLIPNVKQEKRDGSSTSDPYVAFRRRTEKMQTRKNRKNDEASYEKMLKLRRDLSRAVTILEMIKRREKSKRELLHLTLEIVEKRNGMPDFGSEVMAEALAQRALVKPVYTIPIIPPSNSSQYRHQDHMDMKDYKKPEKTEAVRTKRKYEKKPKIPPLSAPQHSGPSVFNPKDLNQYDFPSSDEEPFSQIHSGSSEAEEENDPDGCYAFRRKAGCQYYASRPDQSGSWPWVGPSEGGLGDTRFRYCLTSLNMPRRCIGLARRRVGRGGRVLLDRAHTDLDGICLDSDPEPEPLTSPLPRSPLRSTNASTSETNTSDPASSAHPPSSASPSSSPTPVDLSQILLNIKCCRWRHFRPRTLSRHLSGGGDLSRRGFRDFSRTLSGLTRTLSGGAGSQNRTGPAPAPVHVLTAEQYQQHQDQLALMQKQQQQQSQQQQQAIPPAAPPPSTQALASKTLDQASAQFAASALITTDQLLAFKSKEELVLAGGVNGVLAGAGVFKGLHLSGGMAAPHPTNQSTHTTNTLPSAAPTFLQPSSNSTTPSPANAVPASLTSTPSAAAALGFLGCSAASAPTATTQVLLGNNICLSVPSAGRHVPRPLGNVPPSALKLSATTNLQMPKVSGASSMDLGSRDNHDEDKPALNSIADNTVAMEVT comes from the exons ATGGTCATCCCCGTCCCCGAGGCCGAGCGCAACATCACGCACTACGAGTCCCTCTACCCCGGGGAGTTCAAGATGCCAAAGCAGCTTATTCACATACAGC CTTTCAGCCtggacacggagcagccggaCTACGACCTGGATTCCGAGGACGAGACGTTTGTGAAtaagctgaagaagaagatggaaatCACGGCCCTGCAGTTTGAAGAAATGATCGACCGGCTGGAGAAAGGCAGCGGACAGCAG CTCGTCACTCTCCAGGAGGCCAAACTGCTGCTGAAGGACGACGACGAGCTGATCAAGGAGGTGTTTGACTACTGGAGCCGCAAGAGGAAAGTCAGCAAGGGTGGCTCCCTCATCCCCAACGTCAAGCAGGAGAAGAGGGACGGCTCCAGCACCAGCGACCCTTATGTGGCCTTCCGCCGACGGACGGAGAAGATGCAGACCAGGAAG AACCGAAAGAACGACGAGGCATCGTATGAGAAGATGCTGAAGCTGCGCAGGGACCTGAGCCGAGCCGTCACCATCCTGGAGATGATCAAGAGGCGAGAAAAGAGCAAGAGGGAACTGCTGCACCTCACGCTGGAAATAGTGGAGAAGAG GAATGGAATGCCCGACTTCGGCAGTGAGGTGATGGCCGAGGCGCTAGCACAGCGAGCTCTGGTGAAGCCGGTGTACACCATCCCCATCATTCCCCCCTCCAACAGCTCCCAGTacagacaccaggaccacatgGACATGAAGGACTACAAGAAG CCGGAGAAGACGGAGGCGGTGCGAACCAAGAGGAAATACGAAAAGAAACCCAAGATCCCCCCCCTGTCGGCGCCTCAACATTCGGGGCCCTCCGTGTTCAATCCCAAGGACCTCAACCAGTACGATTTCCCCAGCTCGGACGAGGAGCCCTTCTCACAG ATCCATTCAGGCTCCTCTGAGGCAGAAGAGGAGAATGACCCAGATGGCTGCTACGCGTTCAGGAGGAAGGCCGGCTGTCAGTACTACGCT TCCCGTCCGGACCAGAGTGGCAGCTGGCCCTGGGTGGGCCCGTCAGAGGGTGGGCTCGGAGACACGCGCTTCCGCTACTGTCTGACCTCACTGAACATGCCAAGGCGCTGCATAGGTTTGGCACGGCGCCGCGTGGGCAGAGGGGGCAG ggtCTTGTTGGACAGAGCGCACACGGATCTAGACGGCATCTGCCTGGACTCGGACCCGGAGCCCGAACCGCTCACCTCACCACTTCCTCGTTCCCCGCTCCGCAGCACCAACGCCAGTACCTCAGAAACCAATACCTCGGACCCAGCCAGCTccgcccaccccccctcctccgcatCGCCCTCCTCGTCGCCGACACCTGTGGACCTCAGCCAGATTCTTTTGAACATTAAATGCTGCCGCTGGAGGCACTTCAGACCACGGACGCTATCCCGTCACCTCTCGGGTGGAGGAGACTTGTCTCGCAGAGGATTTAGGGATTTCAGCCGGACTCTGTCAGGACTAACCCGAACTCTCTCTGGAGGAGCCGGCTCCCAGAACCGCACCGGTCCGGCCCCCGCCCCCGTCCACG TGTTGACGGCGGAGCAGTACCAGCAGCACCAGGATCAGCTGGCGCTcatgcagaagcagcagcagcagcagagccaacagcagcaacaagccATCCCCCCggcagccccccctcccagcaCGCAG GCGCTCGCGTCCAAGACGCTGGACCAGGCCAGCGCCCAGTTTGCTGCCTCGGCGCTCATCACCACCGACCAGCTGCTGGCCTTCAAGTCCAAAGAGGAGCTGGTGCTGGCAGGCGGAGTCAACGGGGTCCTGGCAGGTGCAG gTGTTTTCAAAGGCTTGCATCTCTCCGGCGGCATGGCGGCCCCTCACCCGACCAACCAGTCGACGCACACCACCAACACCCTCCCCTCGGCGGCCCCCACTTTCCTCCAGCCCTCCTCCAACTCGACCACCCCGTCCCCCGCCAACGCCGTCCCCGcctccctcacctccacccccagCGCAGCGGCAGCGCTGGGGTTCCTGGGATGCAGCGCCGCCAGCGCCCCCACCGCCACCACTCAGGTCCTCCTCGGGAACAACATCTGTCTGAGCGTGCCGTCGGCCGGACGCCACGTCCCCCGGCCCCTCGGCAACGTGCCACCTTCTGCCTTAAAGCTGTCGGCCACCACCAACCTGCAGATGCCCAAAGTGTCCGGAGCGTCGTCCATGGACCTGGGCTCACG ggATAATCACGACGAAGACAAGCCAGCACTGAACAGTATAGCAGACAACACAGTGGCCATGGAGGTGACGTAG
- the LOC120811577 gene encoding enhancer of polycomb homolog 1 isoform X2, translating to MSKLSFRARALDASKPLPVFRCEDLPDLHEYASINRAVPQMPTGMEKEEESEHHLQRAISAQQVYGEKRDNMVIPVPEAERNITHYESLYPGEFKMPKQLIHIQPFSLDTEQPDYDLDSEDETFVNKLKKKMEITALQFEEMIDRLEKGSGQQLVTLQEAKLLLKDDDELIKEVFDYWSRKRKVSKGGSLIPNVKQEKRDGSSTSDPYVAFRRRTEKMQTRKNRKNDEASYEKMLKLRRDLSRAVTILEMIKRREKSKRELLHLTLEIVEKRNGMPDFGSEVMAEALAQRALVKPVYTIPIIPPSNSSQYRHQDHMDMKDYKKPEKTEAVRTKRKYEKKPKIPPLSAPQHSGPSVFNPKDLNQYDFPSSDEEPFSQIHSGSSEAEEENDPDGCYAFRRKAGCQYYASRPDQSGSWPWVGPSEGGLGDTRFRYCLTSLNMPRRCIGLARRRVGRGGRVLLDRAHTDLDGICLDSDPEPEPLTSPLPRSPLRSTNASTSETNTSDPASSAHPPSSASPSSSPTPVDLSQILLNIKCCRWRHFRPRTLSRHLSGGGDLSRRGFRDFSRTLSGLTRTLSGGAGSQNRTGPAPAPVHVLTAEQYQQHQDQLALMQKQQQQQSQQQQQAIPPAAPPPSTQALASKTLDQASAQFAASALITTDQLLAFKSKEELVLAGGVNGVLAGAGVFKGLHLSGGMAAPHPTNQSTHTTNTLPSAAPTFLQPSSNSTTPSPANAVPASLTSTPSAAAALGFLGCSAASAPTATTQVLLGNNICLSVPSAGRHVPRPLGNVPPSALKLSATTNLQMPKVSGASSMDLGSRDNHDEDKPALNSIADNTVAMEVT from the exons atgagtaaATTGTCGTTTCGGGCGCGGGCGCTGGATGCTAGTAAGCCTCTGCCCGTCTTCCGCTGCGAGGATTTGCCAGACCTGCATGAATATGCCTCGATCAACCGGGCGGTGCCGCAGATGCCGACCGGcatggagaaagaggaggaatcG gAGCACCATCTCCAGCGCGCCATCTCGGCGCAGCAGGTGTACGGCGAGAAGCGAGACAACATGGTCATCCCCGTCCCCGAGGCCGAGCGCAACATCACGCACTACGAGTCCCTCTACCCCGGGGAGTTCAAGATGCCAAAGCAGCTTATTCACATACAGC CTTTCAGCCtggacacggagcagccggaCTACGACCTGGATTCCGAGGACGAGACGTTTGTGAAtaagctgaagaagaagatggaaatCACGGCCCTGCAGTTTGAAGAAATGATCGACCGGCTGGAGAAAGGCAGCGGACAGCAG CTCGTCACTCTCCAGGAGGCCAAACTGCTGCTGAAGGACGACGACGAGCTGATCAAGGAGGTGTTTGACTACTGGAGCCGCAAGAGGAAAGTCAGCAAGGGTGGCTCCCTCATCCCCAACGTCAAGCAGGAGAAGAGGGACGGCTCCAGCACCAGCGACCCTTATGTGGCCTTCCGCCGACGGACGGAGAAGATGCAGACCAGGAAG AACCGAAAGAACGACGAGGCATCGTATGAGAAGATGCTGAAGCTGCGCAGGGACCTGAGCCGAGCCGTCACCATCCTGGAGATGATCAAGAGGCGAGAAAAGAGCAAGAGGGAACTGCTGCACCTCACGCTGGAAATAGTGGAGAAGAG GAATGGAATGCCCGACTTCGGCAGTGAGGTGATGGCCGAGGCGCTAGCACAGCGAGCTCTGGTGAAGCCGGTGTACACCATCCCCATCATTCCCCCCTCCAACAGCTCCCAGTacagacaccaggaccacatgGACATGAAGGACTACAAGAAG CCGGAGAAGACGGAGGCGGTGCGAACCAAGAGGAAATACGAAAAGAAACCCAAGATCCCCCCCCTGTCGGCGCCTCAACATTCGGGGCCCTCCGTGTTCAATCCCAAGGACCTCAACCAGTACGATTTCCCCAGCTCGGACGAGGAGCCCTTCTCACAG ATCCATTCAGGCTCCTCTGAGGCAGAAGAGGAGAATGACCCAGATGGCTGCTACGCGTTCAGGAGGAAGGCCGGCTGTCAGTACTACGCT TCCCGTCCGGACCAGAGTGGCAGCTGGCCCTGGGTGGGCCCGTCAGAGGGTGGGCTCGGAGACACGCGCTTCCGCTACTGTCTGACCTCACTGAACATGCCAAGGCGCTGCATAGGTTTGGCACGGCGCCGCGTGGGCAGAGGGGGCAG ggtCTTGTTGGACAGAGCGCACACGGATCTAGACGGCATCTGCCTGGACTCGGACCCGGAGCCCGAACCGCTCACCTCACCACTTCCTCGTTCCCCGCTCCGCAGCACCAACGCCAGTACCTCAGAAACCAATACCTCGGACCCAGCCAGCTccgcccaccccccctcctccgcatCGCCCTCCTCGTCGCCGACACCTGTGGACCTCAGCCAGATTCTTTTGAACATTAAATGCTGCCGCTGGAGGCACTTCAGACCACGGACGCTATCCCGTCACCTCTCGGGTGGAGGAGACTTGTCTCGCAGAGGATTTAGGGATTTCAGCCGGACTCTGTCAGGACTAACCCGAACTCTCTCTGGAGGAGCCGGCTCCCAGAACCGCACCGGTCCGGCCCCCGCCCCCGTCCACG TGTTGACGGCGGAGCAGTACCAGCAGCACCAGGATCAGCTGGCGCTcatgcagaagcagcagcagcagcagagccaacagcagcaacaagccATCCCCCCggcagccccccctcccagcaCGCAG GCGCTCGCGTCCAAGACGCTGGACCAGGCCAGCGCCCAGTTTGCTGCCTCGGCGCTCATCACCACCGACCAGCTGCTGGCCTTCAAGTCCAAAGAGGAGCTGGTGCTGGCAGGCGGAGTCAACGGGGTCCTGGCAGGTGCAG gTGTTTTCAAAGGCTTGCATCTCTCCGGCGGCATGGCGGCCCCTCACCCGACCAACCAGTCGACGCACACCACCAACACCCTCCCCTCGGCGGCCCCCACTTTCCTCCAGCCCTCCTCCAACTCGACCACCCCGTCCCCCGCCAACGCCGTCCCCGcctccctcacctccacccccagCGCAGCGGCAGCGCTGGGGTTCCTGGGATGCAGCGCCGCCAGCGCCCCCACCGCCACCACTCAGGTCCTCCTCGGGAACAACATCTGTCTGAGCGTGCCGTCGGCCGGACGCCACGTCCCCCGGCCCCTCGGCAACGTGCCACCTTCTGCCTTAAAGCTGTCGGCCACCACCAACCTGCAGATGCCCAAAGTGTCCGGAGCGTCGTCCATGGACCTGGGCTCACG ggATAATCACGACGAAGACAAGCCAGCACTGAACAGTATAGCAGACAACACAGTGGCCATGGAGGTGACGTAG